In one window of Candidatus Hydrogenedens sp. DNA:
- a CDS encoding MaoC/PaaZ C-terminal domain-containing protein — METIHLYNFNPTLKLFLLMRKKSDLKSLLKPPPIQIYASQLNLSIAKLDKYLKLFDLPSSDFLPISYPFILTMPMQIQLFSHPSILINPLGFLHVSNHITLNKPIPKDSVMEAFCYIDSTQLAKKGIEITVKIVIKVNSEPSWECKSTYLKFSKKYRDEAGNGKKLFSFESYDKYDEEHHWYVSRKDAFSYARVSGDYNLIHLSKIFARITGLPKPIIHGMFSIGKCLHYLKLNSPDKLHFYHIFKGPIPLNSNCILCIKNLPHGKRFDLFAENNPRPCIQGILSESPLE, encoded by the coding sequence AAGTCAGACTTAAAAAGTCTTTTAAAACCACCTCCTATTCAGATTTATGCATCACAATTAAATCTTTCAATAGCAAAATTGGATAAGTATTTGAAATTATTTGACTTACCTTCATCAGACTTTTTACCAATAAGTTATCCGTTTATTTTAACAATGCCTATGCAAATACAATTATTTAGCCATCCTTCCATACTTATTAATCCATTAGGTTTCCTTCATGTTAGTAATCATATAACATTAAATAAACCTATCCCTAAAGATAGTGTTATGGAAGCCTTTTGTTATATAGATTCCACCCAATTAGCAAAAAAAGGTATTGAAATCACGGTAAAAATAGTAATTAAAGTAAATTCCGAACCATCATGGGAATGTAAAAGCACCTATCTTAAATTTTCGAAAAAATATAGAGATGAAGCGGGCAATGGAAAGAAACTATTTTCTTTTGAATCGTATGATAAATATGATGAAGAACATCATTGGTATGTATCGAGAAAAGACGCATTTTCATATGCTCGTGTCTCTGGAGATTACAATTTAATCCATCTTTCTAAAATATTTGCCCGTATTACAGGATTACCCAAACCTATTATTCATGGGATGTTTTCAATTGGAAAGTGTCTCCATTATTTAAAATTAAATAGTCCAGATAAATTGCATTTTTACCATATATTCAAAGGACCTATTCCCTTAAATTCTAACTGCATTCTATGTATAAAGAACCTTCCACATGGTAAAAGATTTGACTTGTTTGCCGAAAACAATCCACGTCCCTGCATTCAAGGAATATTATCAGAATCCCCACTCGAATAG
- a CDS encoding sodium-translocating pyrophosphatase, translating to MMGLGYLKIAGAASVLALLVVAYMIQYVLTKSQGNEKMARISKAVQEGALAFLLREYRYVMATVLIIAVLIAIVGEMRPDLPLGWKTSIAFIIGAVASAMAGFLGMFIATRSNARTTEAARAGGVKAAIDVAVSGGSVMGLGVVGIATFLLVVVYKLFNGQAQIVNGYAMGASLVALFARSGGGIYTKGADMGADLVGKVEAGIPEDDPRNPAVIADNVGDNVGDVAGLGADLLESYVESIIASLAVASIITIKASASESMYVTSFPFLTAAVGIVASVIGVFYVKFFAKNDPQSALMWGTYVSAGLTIIGVLLLGYMIGTKFTLDGTSYQWWGPPIACILGIISGVIVGFTSEYFTSGKYKPVQKLAEEAQSGPAVAVVGGTSIGMLSTAIPTVVLALAVILAYKVGGMYGVALASLGMLATTGMVLSVDAYGPIADNAGGIAEMSGLDPSVRKITDNLDAVGNTTAAIGKGFAIGSAAFAAIGLLSAFMLSAKLDPSKVSLIDPKILAGCLIGGMIPFVFCSLLFGAVSKNAYAIIAEVRRQFKEIPGLKEGKEDVMPDSKKCVDIATQSAIKGMMVPGILAIVIPVVIGFGLGAPALAGFLVGAITTGVMLGIQMANSGGAMDNAKKYIEEGHFGGKGSEAHKAAVVGDTYGDPLKDTAGPSINILIKLMCVIALVLAPLFI from the coding sequence ATGATGGGATTAGGTTATTTAAAAATTGCAGGAGCGGCGTCAGTTCTTGCATTGTTAGTCGTTGCCTATATGATTCAGTATGTACTGACAAAATCACAGGGCAATGAAAAAATGGCGCGAATTTCAAAAGCGGTTCAGGAAGGTGCCCTCGCTTTCCTGTTACGCGAATATCGCTATGTGATGGCTACTGTGTTGATAATAGCGGTATTAATTGCCATTGTGGGTGAGATGAGACCCGATTTGCCATTAGGGTGGAAAACTTCTATCGCATTTATCATAGGTGCGGTAGCCAGTGCAATGGCGGGTTTCTTAGGTATGTTTATTGCTACCCGTTCCAATGCCAGAACCACAGAAGCGGCTCGTGCCGGTGGCGTAAAAGCGGCTATTGATGTGGCTGTCAGTGGTGGTTCCGTTATGGGATTAGGTGTAGTTGGGATTGCGACCTTTCTTTTAGTTGTCGTTTACAAATTATTTAATGGACAAGCACAAATTGTTAATGGATATGCAATGGGTGCCTCATTAGTAGCACTTTTTGCACGGTCTGGTGGTGGTATTTATACCAAAGGTGCGGATATGGGTGCTGACCTTGTCGGTAAAGTAGAAGCAGGTATTCCTGAAGATGACCCACGTAATCCTGCGGTTATCGCAGATAATGTGGGTGATAATGTAGGCGATGTTGCCGGTTTGGGTGCCGACTTATTAGAATCGTATGTTGAATCAATCATTGCGAGTTTAGCGGTAGCAAGTATAATTACTATTAAAGCCTCTGCGAGTGAATCGATGTATGTTACTTCGTTCCCATTCCTTACCGCAGCAGTTGGTATTGTTGCCTCTGTTATAGGTGTGTTTTATGTTAAATTCTTTGCTAAAAATGACCCTCAAAGTGCCTTGATGTGGGGAACCTATGTAAGTGCTGGACTTACAATTATCGGTGTTCTTTTATTGGGTTATATGATTGGAACAAAATTTACATTAGATGGAACTTCATATCAATGGTGGGGACCTCCAATAGCGTGTATTCTCGGTATTATTTCAGGAGTTATTGTTGGATTTACAAGTGAATATTTTACCTCTGGGAAATATAAACCTGTCCAGAAATTAGCAGAAGAAGCACAATCTGGTCCGGCTGTTGCAGTGGTCGGTGGAACTTCTATAGGTATGTTAAGCACTGCTATTCCTACGGTTGTTCTTGCTCTTGCTGTTATCCTTGCATACAAAGTGGGTGGTATGTATGGTGTAGCCCTTGCTTCCTTAGGTATGCTTGCAACAACAGGAATGGTTTTATCCGTAGATGCTTATGGACCCATCGCAGACAATGCAGGTGGTATTGCGGAAATGTCAGGCCTTGACCCCAGTGTCCGTAAAATTACAGATAACTTAGATGCTGTCGGAAATACTACAGCCGCTATCGGGAAAGGTTTCGCTATTGGTAGTGCTGCATTTGCAGCTATTGGTTTATTAAGTGCGTTTATGTTATCTGCTAAATTAGACCCTTCAAAAGTATCCTTGATTGACCCGAAAATCCTTGCAGGATGCTTGATTGGAGGTATGATACCTTTCGTCTTTTGCTCGTTATTATTCGGGGCTGTAAGTAAAAATGCTTATGCGATAATCGCTGAAGTAAGACGGCAATTTAAAGAAATACCGGGACTAAAAGAAGGTAAAGAAGATGTTATGCCTGATAGCAAGAAATGTGTAGATATTGCTACACAGTCCGCTATTAAAGGTATGATGGTCCCCGGTATTTTAGCCATTGTAATCCCTGTTGTTATTGGATTCGGTTTAGGAGCCCCTGCTCTGGCAGGTTTCCTTGTCGGTGCTATTACAACGGGTGTGATGTTAGGTATTCAAATGGCAAACAGTGGTGGCGCCATGGATAACGCAAAGAAATACATCGAAGAAGGTCATTTCGGTGGTAAAGGTTCTGAAGCACATAAAGCAGCAGTTGTCGGTGATACTTATGGTGACCCATTAAAAGACACTGCCGGACCTTCTATTAATATTTTGATTAAGTTAATGTGCGTTATTGCTTTGGTGTTAGCCCCGTTGTTCATATAG
- the rnc gene encoding ribonuclease III, translating into MEIENEGNWESLFLSWARKLRFKPKDVNLFKMALTHSSLYANKNLSGRCMFESLEFLGDAVLGLAIAEYIYKLKPNSSPGELTLMHTAIIKSQSLSNIAREIKLSDIILMSKGEESSGGRNKDSILEDALEAFVGALYIDQGWARVKKFIYKIFRSQLEKVLEVQKDSKTVLQEFCHKYHFSNPEYRVIEEEGPEHQKLFKVVVFINNEPIAFGEGKSKKIASHNAAQNAMALYQMTLNNKKVIKKDEEKYRDKVGKSFKERR; encoded by the coding sequence ATGGAAATAGAGAACGAGGGTAATTGGGAATCTTTATTTTTATCTTGGGCAAGAAAATTGAGATTCAAACCCAAGGATGTAAACTTATTTAAGATGGCACTTACACATAGTTCTTTATATGCAAATAAAAATCTATCAGGTAGATGTATGTTTGAATCATTAGAATTTTTAGGTGATGCCGTTTTGGGATTAGCAATTGCAGAATATATTTATAAACTAAAACCCAATTCATCTCCTGGTGAATTGACTTTGATGCACACTGCAATTATTAAAAGTCAATCCTTAAGTAATATAGCCAGAGAGATTAAACTTTCGGATATTATCCTGATGAGTAAGGGAGAAGAATCTTCAGGTGGGAGAAATAAGGATTCTATCCTTGAAGATGCATTAGAGGCATTTGTTGGAGCTTTATATATTGATCAAGGCTGGGCACGGGTTAAAAAGTTTATTTACAAAATTTTTCGTAGTCAGTTAGAAAAGGTTTTGGAGGTGCAGAAAGATTCAAAAACGGTTCTTCAAGAATTCTGTCATAAATATCACTTTTCTAATCCTGAATACAGGGTTATTGAAGAAGAAGGACCCGAACATCAGAAATTATTTAAGGTCGTTGTTTTTATAAATAATGAGCCGATTGCTTTTGGAGAAGGTAAGTCAAAGAAGATAGCATCTCATAATGCAGCCCAGAATGCGATGGCTCTTTACCAAATGACACTAAATAATAAAAAAGTAATAAAAAAGGATGAAGAAAAATATAGAGATAAAGTAGGAAAGTCTTTTAAAGAACGTAGATAA
- the acpP gene encoding acyl carrier protein, translating into MADTTILIGKIKEIIANRLNRSLDEVTDEARFIEDLGADSLDLTELLMTLEEEFNIQLDDDANQIITVGDAIRYVQSRMK; encoded by the coding sequence ATGGCGGATACAACTATTTTGATTGGTAAGATAAAGGAAATTATCGCCAACCGTTTGAACCGTTCACTTGACGAGGTCACGGATGAGGCGCGTTTCATAGAAGACCTTGGAGCGGATTCGCTCGATTTGACTGAATTATTAATGACACTGGAAGAAGAATTTAACATCCAATTGGATGATGATGCTAATCAGATTATTACAGTAGGTGATGCGATTAGATATGTTCAATCCAGAATGAAGTAA
- a CDS encoding Gfo/Idh/MocA family oxidoreductase has translation MSNFKLGFIGAGFIARFQTKALQSVRDVELAGVYALKGASELSTLSKRLGVGDCKVYKNIKDLCFNADAVAIFAPNFARLEIMGNIAEAVKAGAPIKGIICEKPLGRTVKEAVELVSIAKSTKLPTAYFENQLHMKAIRSQKSQLAHVESVMGPIALARSSEEHSGPHEGWFWDPTRQGGGVLCDMGCHSIACCWYVLTPQGKPVTYLKPISVSAEVGLLKWGLPYWRKQLLKKTGVDYSKTPGEDFATGIITFQNPKTGQLVKGQFTNSWMYDKQGLRLMMDGLGPGYAFEFNSQMSSLQVFIGDSAAEAVADAESALEKSTASRGLLIVEPNEPDLYGYVDEICDAVNAFQKGKDAFLNFEYGLEITKLCQAAYMSAEQKRVIDLTDKNTQKDLQNYVSLIAQGKGKEVLPIID, from the coding sequence ATGAGCAATTTCAAATTAGGGTTTATCGGTGCAGGTTTTATTGCCCGTTTTCAGACAAAAGCATTACAAAGCGTTCGCGATGTTGAACTTGCTGGAGTTTATGCATTAAAAGGTGCCTCTGAACTTTCTACATTATCAAAAAGACTCGGAGTCGGAGATTGTAAAGTATATAAAAATATAAAAGACCTCTGCTTTAATGCAGATGCGGTGGCTATTTTTGCCCCCAATTTTGCAAGGTTAGAAATTATGGGCAACATTGCCGAAGCTGTAAAAGCGGGCGCACCCATTAAAGGAATTATCTGCGAAAAACCATTAGGAAGAACGGTCAAAGAGGCTGTGGAGTTAGTATCTATTGCTAAATCAACCAAATTACCGACTGCTTACTTTGAAAATCAACTACATATGAAAGCAATCCGTAGTCAAAAATCACAATTAGCCCATGTAGAATCTGTAATGGGACCTATTGCCTTAGCACGTTCATCTGAAGAACATTCTGGACCTCATGAAGGATGGTTCTGGGACCCAACAAGACAGGGTGGTGGTGTCCTTTGTGATATGGGTTGTCACAGCATTGCTTGCTGTTGGTATGTTTTAACACCTCAAGGAAAACCTGTTACATATCTTAAACCCATTAGCGTCTCCGCAGAGGTAGGTTTACTTAAATGGGGTTTGCCTTATTGGCGTAAACAATTACTAAAAAAGACAGGCGTTGATTACAGCAAAACACCTGGCGAAGATTTTGCAACAGGCATTATTACCTTCCAAAATCCAAAAACAGGTCAATTAGTTAAAGGGCAATTTACGAATTCCTGGATGTATGACAAACAAGGGTTAAGACTTATGATGGACGGTTTAGGTCCAGGATATGCTTTTGAATTTAATTCACAAATGTCATCTTTGCAAGTATTCATTGGAGACTCTGCAGCAGAAGCAGTGGCAGATGCAGAATCAGCCCTTGAAAAATCCACTGCAAGCCGAGGCCTATTAATTGTAGAACCCAATGAACCCGACTTATACGGATATGTAGACGAAATTTGTGACGCTGTAAATGCATTTCAAAAAGGAAAGGACGCCTTCTTAAATTTCGAGTATGGATTAGAAATAACTAAGCTTTGCCAAGCGGCCTATATGTCTGCAGAACAAAAACGAGTCATCGACCTTACAGATAAAAATACCCAAAAAGACCTACAAAATTACGTCTCACTTATCGCACAGGGAAAAGGTAAAGAAGTGTTACCTATCATTGATTAA